One genomic region from Sphingobacterium multivorum encodes:
- a CDS encoding DUF3109 family protein, translated as MIEVGNVLVHEDLINNDFVCNLSKCKGICCIEGDSGAPLLESEKAILEEIYPKVKPYMTEKGIEAIEEQGKYVVDVDGDLTTTCVDGNKECAYVTWENGITKCAIEKAYELGEVHWRKPVSCHLYPIRTTHYPEFDVLHYDRWHICKDACSFGKELQVPVFKFLKDPLIRTYGEEWYKNLEKAVEEL; from the coding sequence ATGATTGAAGTAGGAAATGTATTGGTGCACGAAGATCTAATCAACAATGACTTTGTGTGTAATTTATCAAAATGTAAAGGTATCTGTTGTATTGAAGGCGACTCAGGCGCACCTTTATTGGAGAGTGAAAAGGCTATATTGGAGGAGATTTATCCCAAAGTAAAGCCCTATATGACCGAGAAAGGTATTGAAGCGATTGAAGAGCAAGGGAAGTATGTTGTCGATGTTGATGGTGATCTAACGACCACTTGTGTTGATGGAAATAAAGAATGTGCTTATGTGACCTGGGAAAATGGCATTACAAAATGCGCTATCGAAAAAGCTTACGAACTTGGCGAGGTGCATTGGCGAAAACCCGTTTCGTGTCACCTCTATCCTATCAGGACAACACATTATCCCGAATTCGACGTACTTCACTATGACCGCTGGCATATCTGTAAAGATGCATGCTCATTTGGTAAAGAATTACAGGTTCCTGTCTTTAAATTTTTAAAGGATCCCCTCATCCGCACCTATGGTGAAGAATGGTACAAAAATCTTGAGAAAGCAGTCGAAGAGTTGTAA
- a CDS encoding DUF2480 family protein has product MDIQTAIVNKVAQSGLVTVDLANYHPNADNVVYDIKDNLFHGLILKEKDFREFIKTHDWSQYAGKHVAITCTADAIVPTWAYMLLANKLEPYAATVIFGDSAELLRMQYAAAIDQIDMEQFRDQRVVVKGCGDIFIPESTFVQFTVKLSKVAKSIMYGEPCSTVPVFKRTQPK; this is encoded by the coding sequence ATGGATATTCAAACAGCTATTGTCAACAAAGTTGCGCAAAGTGGGTTAGTCACAGTTGACTTGGCCAACTACCATCCTAATGCGGACAATGTAGTATATGATATTAAAGATAATCTCTTCCATGGCTTGATTCTTAAAGAAAAGGACTTCCGCGAATTCATTAAGACACACGATTGGTCGCAATACGCAGGTAAACATGTCGCCATTACGTGTACTGCCGATGCTATTGTTCCGACCTGGGCTTATATGTTATTGGCCAACAAATTGGAACCCTATGCTGCGACAGTTATCTTCGGGGATTCAGCAGAGTTGTTGCGTATGCAGTATGCCGCAGCAATTGACCAAATTGACATGGAACAATTTCGGGATCAACGTGTGGTTGTGAAAGGTTGTGGTGATATTTTTATTCCAGAATCTACATTTGTGCAGTTTACGGTAAAACTAAGTAAGGTGGCCAAGAGTATTATGTATGGTGAACCTTGTTCTACGGTCCCCGTATTTAAGCGGACGCAGCCTAAATAG
- the lptC gene encoding LPS export ABC transporter periplasmic protein LptC gives MVRKTFASSIFQNISPLVILFLLGALSLTSCEPDLKEVDRIANMKKEEAVDISRHVDIIYSDSTRVKANLTAPEMRIKHDSTEVYEFPKSIKIIFYDDNLKETQRITSDHAIRREKEKTTVFTKNVVVTMADGSVIKTEEIIYDESKADSNSNMTFYNHVPITAFFRDNRGNLQGSSFTSDKDFKHVNIANATGYTVITNNNLFPSLSK, from the coding sequence ATGGTACGCAAGACATTTGCTTCATCCATATTCCAAAATATATCGCCCCTAGTAATCTTATTTTTACTAGGGGCGCTCTCATTGACCTCTTGCGAACCGGATCTAAAAGAGGTAGACCGCATTGCCAATATGAAAAAGGAAGAGGCGGTCGACATTTCACGTCACGTCGATATTATTTATAGCGATTCCACACGGGTAAAAGCAAATCTCACAGCCCCTGAAATGCGTATCAAACACGATAGTACCGAAGTATATGAATTTCCAAAAAGCATTAAAATCATCTTTTACGACGACAATTTAAAGGAAACTCAGCGAATCACTTCCGACCATGCTATTCGGCGGGAAAAAGAAAAGACTACCGTCTTTACTAAAAATGTGGTGGTTACCATGGCTGACGGGTCCGTTATCAAAACAGAAGAAATCATCTACGACGAAAGTAAGGCCGATAGCAACAGCAACATGACCTTTTATAATCATGTTCCCATTACCGCATTCTTTCGAGATAATCGGGGTAACTTACAAGGTTCATCATTTACTTCAGACAAAGATTTTAAACATGTCAATATAGCCAATGCAACTGGGTATACGGTCATCACCAACAACAATCTCTTCCCTTCGCTAAGTAAATAG
- a CDS encoding aminopeptidase C codes for MNWNKTIVLAASLFAASFQVQAQDNLINALKANQNDNSKSGFTFTEVINLGNTSIKNQGSSGTCWSYSGNSFLESEMIRMGKKPVEISQIYTARNTYLDKARTYVRLHGGLSLGEGGQFHDVLNSFRKYGTMPQSAYTGLHYGTTRNNFGEMTNMLDAMLGAVVKGKTLTPNWEKAYTAAMDSYLGEVPEKFDYNGKSYTPRTFADQVIGINPDDYVGIASVTDHPYYSQFVLLIPDNWSFDRFYNVKMNDLTDIIDNALQKGYTVAWATDVSEKGFSWKNGVAYVPEKPFEEMTDQEKSTMFVGPKPELKVTPEERQKAFDNWQTTDDHGMHIVGLVKDQNGKEYYIVKNSWGTTNDYHGYLYASKEFVRYKTTSLMLHKDGLTKDLKSKINIK; via the coding sequence ATGAATTGGAATAAAACGATTGTACTAGCTGCTTCACTTTTCGCAGCTTCATTCCAAGTACAAGCACAAGACAATTTGATCAATGCGCTAAAAGCAAATCAAAATGACAATAGCAAATCTGGATTTACATTTACTGAAGTTATCAATCTAGGTAACACATCCATCAAAAACCAAGGTTCATCAGGTACTTGTTGGTCTTATTCAGGTAACTCTTTCCTGGAGTCAGAGATGATCCGTATGGGTAAAAAACCAGTGGAGATCTCCCAAATTTATACTGCGCGCAACACGTATTTAGACAAAGCACGTACGTATGTACGCCTTCATGGCGGATTGTCATTGGGTGAAGGTGGTCAATTCCACGATGTATTAAACTCATTCCGTAAATATGGTACAATGCCACAATCTGCTTACACAGGTCTTCACTACGGTACTACACGTAACAACTTTGGTGAGATGACCAATATGTTGGATGCGATGTTAGGAGCAGTAGTAAAAGGCAAAACATTAACGCCAAACTGGGAAAAAGCGTATACCGCTGCGATGGATTCTTATCTTGGAGAAGTACCTGAGAAATTTGACTATAACGGTAAATCCTATACACCGCGCACCTTTGCAGATCAGGTAATCGGTATCAATCCGGATGATTACGTAGGTATTGCTTCGGTGACCGACCATCCATACTACAGCCAATTCGTATTGTTGATTCCAGATAACTGGTCATTCGACCGTTTCTATAATGTTAAGATGAACGATTTAACGGACATCATTGACAATGCTTTACAAAAAGGTTATACGGTAGCTTGGGCAACTGACGTATCAGAAAAAGGGTTCTCTTGGAAAAACGGTGTAGCTTATGTACCAGAAAAACCTTTCGAGGAAATGACAGATCAAGAAAAGTCAACGATGTTTGTTGGTCCTAAACCAGAGTTAAAAGTAACACCGGAAGAAAGACAAAAAGCTTTCGACAACTGGCAAACGACAGATGACCACGGTATGCATATCGTAGGTCTTGTAAAAGATCAAAACGGAAAAGAATATTACATTGTTAAAAACTCTTGGGGCACCACAAATGACTATCACGGTTATTTATATGCATCAAAAGAATTTGTACGTTATAAAACAACTTCTTTGATGTTACATAAAGACGGTCTAACAAAAGATTTAAAATCGAAGATAAATATCAAATAA
- a CDS encoding SurA N-terminal domain-containing protein yields the protein MGLMGFLRNKAGVILTAAMAIAILAFLLGDVVRGGAPFWARHQNRVGEVNGTEIEYPEFSKQVEQTEEMFKQQMGGAVTPQMRTYAVQQVWNQFLSREILKKEIEKIGLTVGKDELNDLVQGNNPSPQIVQAFTNPQTGQFDPSQLRAFISQMNTSGNQQVAQQWEALLEGVRDERLSSKYGELLSNSVYVTSLEANEEYQERNKLANFKYILLDYASVKDADAKLTDADYQEYYNEHKSMFKTQEETRAIQYVMVDAKPLAKDSLAVKETINKLKQDLIVAKDDSLFASINSDNKFPFTYVKKGQLSPSLDSVVFNVAAGTTVGPFLNNNAYEIAKVVSTIVSPDSVKASHILLDPAAEGGVDKALAKADSIKSLIQKGDNFAALAVQFSKDPESKTNGGELGTFTRGRMVPEFEKAVFEGKTGDIKVVKSQFGVHIIKIEKQTGSSKYAKVAIIDKVINSGKETLNNAHSKATAFLSAATAQNFAQEAKKLGLEAKTASRVTAMDNVLDGAEAPRDLIKWAFEAKKGDISDKVFETETSYILANLVDIQPKGTLSLDAVKKDIEPAVRNMVKAKILKDKFDKALAGTSSIDQVAQKVGKAAIHVENVVFANPVIPGVALENKVVGTVFGLQPNKPSKAIEGNTGVYVVQVNGFTNPAAISDINGQKKQMLAAKAQRAWGSIFRALQDKAEIIDNRVKFF from the coding sequence ATGGGATTAATGGGCTTTTTGCGTAACAAAGCTGGTGTCATCTTGACCGCAGCTATGGCTATCGCAATTTTAGCATTTTTACTAGGCGATGTCGTTCGAGGGGGAGCTCCTTTTTGGGCGAGACATCAAAATCGTGTAGGGGAAGTCAACGGAACTGAAATTGAATATCCTGAGTTCAGTAAGCAAGTTGAACAGACAGAGGAAATGTTCAAACAACAAATGGGCGGTGCGGTGACCCCTCAAATGCGAACCTATGCTGTTCAACAAGTATGGAATCAATTTTTGTCAAGAGAAATCTTGAAAAAGGAAATTGAAAAAATCGGTTTGACTGTCGGTAAAGACGAATTAAATGATTTAGTGCAAGGCAACAACCCTTCACCTCAAATCGTTCAAGCATTCACCAACCCACAAACAGGGCAATTTGACCCGAGTCAACTACGTGCTTTTATTAGCCAAATGAACACATCAGGTAACCAACAAGTGGCTCAGCAATGGGAAGCACTACTTGAAGGCGTTAGAGATGAGCGTTTAAGCAGTAAATATGGCGAATTGCTTTCGAATAGTGTGTATGTTACTTCTTTGGAAGCAAATGAAGAGTACCAAGAGCGTAATAAATTGGCAAACTTCAAATACATTCTTTTAGATTACGCTTCTGTTAAAGATGCTGATGCTAAATTGACTGATGCAGATTACCAAGAATATTATAATGAACATAAAAGTATGTTCAAAACACAAGAGGAAACACGTGCGATTCAATACGTAATGGTCGATGCAAAACCTCTTGCTAAAGATTCATTGGCCGTAAAAGAGACGATCAATAAATTGAAACAAGATTTAATCGTTGCCAAAGATGACTCTTTGTTTGCTTCGATCAATTCAGACAACAAGTTTCCATTTACTTATGTAAAAAAAGGACAGTTGAGTCCTTCTTTAGATTCAGTTGTATTCAATGTTGCAGCTGGAACGACAGTTGGACCTTTCTTAAACAACAATGCGTATGAAATCGCAAAAGTTGTTTCGACGATCGTAAGCCCTGACTCTGTGAAAGCATCCCACATTCTATTGGATCCTGCTGCCGAAGGCGGTGTTGATAAAGCCCTCGCAAAAGCTGACTCGATCAAAAGTTTGATTCAAAAAGGAGACAATTTTGCAGCGCTTGCAGTTCAGTTTAGCAAGGATCCAGAAAGCAAAACCAACGGTGGTGAACTGGGTACTTTTACCAGAGGCCGTATGGTTCCTGAATTTGAGAAAGCTGTTTTCGAAGGAAAAACAGGTGATATCAAAGTTGTTAAATCTCAGTTTGGCGTCCATATCATCAAAATTGAGAAACAAACAGGTAGTTCAAAATATGCTAAAGTTGCCATTATTGACAAAGTGATCAACAGTGGAAAAGAAACGTTGAACAATGCACATAGCAAAGCAACAGCATTCTTATCTGCAGCTACAGCACAGAACTTTGCTCAAGAAGCGAAAAAACTTGGTTTGGAAGCAAAAACAGCGTCACGCGTAACAGCCATGGATAATGTATTAGATGGTGCCGAAGCTCCGCGTGATTTAATTAAATGGGCTTTCGAAGCTAAAAAAGGCGATATTTCAGATAAAGTATTCGAGACTGAAACTTCTTATATCTTAGCAAACTTGGTCGACATACAGCCTAAAGGAACTCTTTCCTTGGACGCTGTTAAGAAAGATATCGAACCTGCCGTAAGAAATATGGTTAAAGCTAAAATCTTGAAAGATAAATTTGACAAGGCTTTAGCAGGTACATCTTCTATTGATCAAGTTGCACAAAAAGTTGGTAAAGCAGCTATTCACGTTGAAAATGTTGTTTTCGCAAATCCAGTTATCCCTGGTGTTGCATTAGAAAACAAAGTGGTTGGTACTGTTTTCGGACTACAACCAAACAAACCTTCCAAAGCTATTGAAGGGAATACAGGTGTATATGTTGTACAAGTAAATGGTTTTACCAATCCTGCTGCTATTTCGGATATCAACGGACAAAAGAAACAAATGCTTGCAGCGAAAGCACAACGCGCTTGGGGATCTATTTTCCGCGCATTACAAGACAAAGCTGAAATCATTGACAATAGAGTGAAATTCTTTTAA
- a CDS encoding thioredoxin family protein, protein MRSIIALCLTILFGNLAQAQTKGVKFVEGLSWKQIKERAQAENKFIFVELFATWCGPCQYMSNEIFPLEQVGQPINQNFISVRVQMDSTESDNATVKKWYADARAISNEYNIQSFPTFLIFNPNGQAVHRIVGASDAPEFVGHVMDGLNPETQYYTLLKKFEKRPQDIYTAKQMLKAANIAYDENTARKAENTLANSLGTDELFKKENVHILLAAAKFTNSKAFNLIRNNKEKIDILLESPGIANRTLANVVVNELFQIKIDAKHEPNWDSYQNELAAKYPDIDFVPMFKKIKAHYYLQVKNYVAMKNTINDYLSSEDFTPHQLNTFAWTIFNNSSDPACIESALSWSKKSIIDDPSSAFLDTYANLLYKKGEKEKAIKWQNKAIEMASEDDRPIYQETLEKMMKGIKTWEN, encoded by the coding sequence ATGAGAAGTATAATCGCGTTATGCCTTACAATTTTATTCGGGAATTTGGCTCAAGCCCAAACTAAGGGGGTTAAATTTGTAGAAGGGTTGAGTTGGAAACAGATAAAGGAACGGGCACAAGCTGAAAACAAGTTTATCTTCGTAGAGCTATTTGCAACCTGGTGTGGCCCATGCCAATATATGAGCAATGAGATCTTTCCTTTAGAGCAGGTGGGGCAGCCAATTAATCAGAACTTCATTAGTGTTAGGGTACAAATGGATTCCACAGAATCCGACAATGCCACTGTCAAAAAATGGTATGCCGATGCGCGTGCTATTTCCAACGAATACAATATTCAATCCTTTCCCACATTTCTTATCTTTAATCCCAATGGGCAGGCAGTACACCGGATTGTCGGCGCAAGTGATGCTCCCGAATTTGTCGGGCATGTGATGGATGGACTAAATCCCGAAACACAGTATTACACGCTGTTAAAAAAATTCGAGAAAAGACCCCAAGATATTTATACGGCCAAACAGATGCTGAAAGCAGCAAATATCGCTTACGATGAAAATACAGCACGAAAGGCAGAAAACACCTTAGCGAACTCATTGGGCACGGATGAATTATTCAAAAAGGAAAATGTTCATATTTTATTGGCAGCTGCCAAATTCACCAATTCAAAAGCTTTTAATCTTATCCGCAACAATAAAGAGAAAATCGATATTCTATTAGAGTCGCCAGGCATTGCCAACCGCACGCTGGCCAATGTTGTCGTCAACGAATTATTCCAGATTAAAATAGATGCCAAACATGAACCCAACTGGGACAGTTATCAAAATGAACTGGCGGCAAAATATCCAGACATCGATTTCGTACCGATGTTCAAGAAGATAAAAGCACACTATTACCTTCAGGTGAAGAATTACGTAGCCATGAAGAATACCATCAATGATTACCTTTCGTCCGAAGATTTTACCCCACATCAATTAAATACCTTTGCCTGGACTATTTTCAACAATAGCAGTGATCCTGCCTGCATCGAATCCGCGTTAAGCTGGAGCAAGAAATCAATTATTGATGATCCAAGCAGTGCATTTTTGGATACCTATGCAAATCTGCTCTATAAGAAAGGAGAAAAAGAAAAAGCCATAAAGTGGCAAAACAAAGCGATCGAAATGGCCAGTGAGGATGACCGTCCTATCTATCAAGAAACTCTAGAGAAGATGATGAAAGGAATAAAAACTTGGGAAAACTAA
- a CDS encoding thioredoxin family protein, protein MKKLILMLFLIPTLLFAQSEGIKFEHGLNWSQIKEKAAKENKFIFVDCFTTWCGPCKYMSSTIFPQAKVGDFFNAKFINAKIQMDKTKNDNEDVKSWYEEADRFAKDYKVRAYPTFLIFDSKGTLVHRIVGGGEADDFIAKAQKSLDPNTQYETLLAKFNADPTNVNIAKSMAVAAKEAYDQETQAKAEGVVLASLTTDQIFTKENVSLLLSAANVVDSKAFNLIKDNPAKFDAVSEKVKANDFLSQLLVSNAVNTKIRAKETVDFTSIEKELAQKYPTVNTEKASLEMQPRYYGYTKNYPGLRDSFNKYIAKYGSTITAAELNNMAWSIFENCNDPACLKAAAEWSKLSNEKEKDAPMYLDTFANILYRLGEKEKAIKTQEKAISLITDATQKEEYVATLQKMKKGEKTWQ, encoded by the coding sequence ATGAAAAAATTGATTTTAATGCTATTTCTAATTCCAACCCTACTATTTGCGCAAAGCGAGGGAATCAAATTTGAGCATGGGCTCAATTGGAGTCAGATTAAAGAAAAAGCGGCTAAAGAAAACAAATTCATTTTTGTAGACTGTTTTACAACCTGGTGTGGTCCTTGTAAATATATGTCGAGTACCATCTTCCCACAAGCCAAAGTAGGTGATTTTTTCAATGCTAAATTTATCAACGCTAAAATTCAGATGGATAAAACCAAGAATGATAATGAAGACGTAAAATCTTGGTACGAAGAGGCCGACCGTTTTGCCAAAGATTATAAAGTTAGAGCCTACCCAACTTTTCTGATCTTTGATTCAAAAGGTACCCTGGTACATCGTATCGTAGGTGGTGGTGAAGCCGACGACTTTATAGCAAAAGCGCAAAAATCACTTGATCCAAATACACAATATGAAACACTATTAGCAAAATTCAATGCCGACCCAACAAATGTAAACATCGCCAAAAGCATGGCTGTGGCAGCCAAGGAAGCTTATGATCAAGAGACACAGGCAAAAGCGGAAGGAGTCGTATTAGCGTCCTTGACTACAGATCAAATCTTCACAAAGGAGAATGTCAGTTTATTACTTTCGGCAGCAAATGTTGTCGATTCTAAGGCTTTTAATTTAATCAAAGACAATCCTGCTAAATTTGATGCCGTTAGTGAAAAAGTAAAAGCCAATGATTTCTTGTCCCAACTGTTGGTTAGCAATGCAGTAAACACCAAAATTCGTGCAAAGGAAACGGTTGATTTCACGAGCATAGAAAAAGAATTGGCGCAAAAATATCCGACTGTCAATACAGAAAAAGCAAGTCTCGAAATGCAACCGCGTTATTACGGTTATACCAAAAATTACCCTGGACTAAGAGATAGCTTCAATAAATACATTGCAAAATATGGTTCAACTATCACCGCTGCAGAACTAAACAACATGGCTTGGTCCATTTTTGAAAACTGCAATGACCCTGCATGCTTAAAGGCGGCAGCCGAATGGAGCAAATTGTCCAACGAGAAAGAAAAAGATGCGCCCATGTATCTAGACACTTTTGCAAACATACTCTATCGCCTTGGAGAAAAAGAAAAAGCAATTAAAACGCAAGAAAAAGCGATCTCACTCATTACCGATGCTACTCAAAAAGAAGAATATGTAGCAACATTACAAAAAATGAAAAAGGGTGAAAAGACCTGGCAATAA
- a CDS encoding polyprenyl synthetase family protein: protein MSKLREIQRPIAHELEAFEKKFKASMKSSVPLLDRITQYLIKRKGKQMRPMFVFFSAGICNGINESTYRGAALVELLHTASLVHDDVVDNSYERRGFFSINALWKNKIAVLVGDFLLSRGLLLSVKHQDYHLLKIVSEAVDQMSEGELLQIEKARKLDIEESIYFEVIRKKTASLIASCCACGSASSNADQETIDKLHQFGEKIGIAFQIKDDLFDFGLDDVGKPLGNDIKEKKMTLPLIYALNQVTSSEKRRIINLIKNHNEDTHKVAEVIDFVRQSGGLEYATNKMLEYQQDAFRILEDFPDSEYKAGLEQLVKYTTERKK, encoded by the coding sequence ATGTCAAAATTAAGAGAGATCCAACGTCCTATTGCCCATGAACTTGAGGCTTTTGAAAAAAAATTCAAAGCTTCAATGAAAAGCTCCGTCCCCTTGTTGGATCGCATTACACAATACCTGATCAAACGTAAGGGCAAACAAATGCGGCCCATGTTTGTGTTCTTTTCTGCTGGGATATGCAACGGAATCAATGAATCCACCTACAGAGGAGCTGCTCTCGTAGAATTGCTGCATACCGCATCACTCGTACATGATGATGTGGTAGATAACTCCTACGAACGCAGAGGTTTTTTCTCCATCAATGCTTTATGGAAAAATAAAATTGCTGTTTTGGTGGGTGATTTTCTGCTGTCAAGGGGACTGCTCCTTTCTGTAAAACATCAGGATTATCACTTATTAAAAATTGTATCGGAAGCCGTTGATCAGATGAGCGAAGGTGAATTGCTTCAAATCGAAAAGGCCCGTAAACTAGATATTGAAGAATCGATTTATTTTGAGGTCATCCGAAAGAAAACAGCTTCGCTCATTGCTTCTTGCTGTGCCTGTGGATCGGCTTCTTCAAATGCAGATCAGGAAACAATCGATAAGCTTCATCAATTTGGTGAAAAGATCGGAATTGCATTCCAAATCAAGGACGATTTATTCGACTTTGGGTTAGATGACGTTGGCAAACCACTGGGCAATGACATCAAAGAGAAGAAAATGACCTTACCGTTAATCTATGCTTTGAATCAAGTGACTTCAAGTGAAAAGCGAAGGATCATTAATCTGATTAAAAACCATAATGAAGACACACACAAAGTGGCCGAAGTCATCGACTTTGTCCGCCAGAGTGGAGGGCTCGAATATGCTACAAATAAGATGCTAGAATACCAACAAGATGCTTTCCGAATTTTGGAAGACTTTCCCGACAGTGAATACAAGGCGGGGTTGGAACAGCTGGTAAAATATACAACAGAAAGAAAAAAATAA
- a CDS encoding DUF3108 domain-containing protein, whose protein sequence is MKLISTLLLYLSVIVSTAFAQDLPHLKESAFKGGEKLKYKLRYGFISAATGTLTVEDTKDGTGNPSFHLYAAGKTAGAFAIYTVRNEYNSYINSKTFLPYYYTENIREGGYRRNDKVRFNQETNSVVGNKGTFNSKVDQTFDLLSSYYFARNLDLSTVKPGESFKLTYFLNDEIATLGIQYIGIEKIKTELGTLECLKFSPEIKPGRIFKKNSKLYLWVTNDGNRIPVKANVDILIGSVTLELLEASGLKYKLGQRASYSK, encoded by the coding sequence ATGAAACTTATATCGACTTTGCTCCTTTACTTATCCGTTATCGTAAGTACTGCTTTCGCTCAAGATTTACCACATTTAAAAGAATCGGCATTTAAAGGTGGCGAGAAATTAAAATATAAACTCCGTTATGGCTTTATTTCAGCCGCGACAGGGACATTAACCGTTGAGGATACCAAGGATGGAACCGGAAATCCTTCCTTTCATTTATACGCTGCTGGCAAAACTGCTGGCGCCTTTGCGATATATACCGTAAGAAATGAATACAACTCGTATATCAACAGCAAGACTTTTTTACCGTATTACTATACAGAGAACATTCGTGAAGGTGGATATAGACGGAATGATAAGGTGCGCTTCAACCAGGAGACAAATAGCGTTGTAGGCAACAAAGGAACTTTCAATTCGAAGGTAGATCAGACTTTCGACTTGCTTTCTTCCTATTATTTCGCCCGAAATCTAGATCTGTCGACTGTTAAACCGGGAGAATCTTTTAAGCTGACTTATTTTTTGAATGATGAGATTGCCACCTTAGGCATACAATATATTGGAATAGAAAAAATAAAAACGGAATTAGGCACTTTAGAATGTCTCAAATTCAGTCCTGAGATTAAACCAGGACGTATCTTTAAAAAAAATAGCAAGCTTTATCTGTGGGTAACCAATGATGGCAACCGTATTCCGGTCAAAGCCAATGTAGATATTCTGATTGGCTCGGTAACACTAGAATTACTCGAAGCCAGTGGATTAAAATACAAATTGGGGCAAAGAGCAAGCTACTCAAAATAA
- a CDS encoding TerC family protein, with amino-acid sequence MSHELMFFGGFLIFIALMLAIDLGLFSKGDKPVSLKMASIMSAIWVLFSLGFYWLLRHYGFELHNIHDLDHLQEIITKHHHDIKIIPGDLAASLELYNKNLGLEYLTGYVVEYALSVDNIFVMVLLFTSFGIPERYYHKVLVWGILGAIIMRFLFIFLGATLIAKFGWILYVFGAFLVFTGVKMFINRNQEEEVDPQNHPVVKFASRYFKVTPKLDGGHFFHVENGVKYMTPLFLVLLVIEFTDLIFAVDSIPAIFSVTKDAYVVFFSNIFAILGLRSMFFLLVNIIHKFQYLKVGLAFLLVFIGLKMLLHHWLAEVGFTTTHSLIVIVSILALSIIASLLFPKKTSPAD; translated from the coding sequence ATGAGTCACGAATTAATGTTTTTTGGCGGATTCCTCATCTTTATTGCACTTATGCTAGCAATAGATCTAGGCTTATTCTCCAAAGGCGACAAACCTGTTAGCCTAAAGATGGCTAGCATCATGAGCGCCATCTGGGTCTTATTCTCTTTGGGTTTCTATTGGCTCCTTCGTCACTATGGATTTGAATTGCACAACATCCATGACTTGGACCACCTTCAAGAAATCATTACCAAACACCATCACGATATTAAAATCATTCCAGGTGATTTAGCGGCGAGTCTCGAGCTCTACAACAAAAATCTTGGGCTGGAATATCTTACTGGTTACGTTGTGGAATATGCCCTATCGGTAGATAATATCTTTGTGATGGTATTATTATTTACTTCTTTTGGTATTCCGGAGCGCTATTACCATAAAGTTTTGGTATGGGGAATTTTGGGAGCGATCATAATGCGTTTCTTATTTATTTTCCTTGGTGCAACCCTTATTGCTAAATTCGGCTGGATCCTCTATGTTTTTGGCGCTTTTCTGGTCTTTACAGGTGTCAAAATGTTTATCAACCGTAATCAGGAAGAAGAAGTGGATCCACAGAACCACCCGGTCGTTAAATTTGCTTCCCGATACTTTAAGGTAACCCCCAAATTGGATGGCGGGCACTTCTTCCATGTAGAGAACGGCGTGAAATATATGACACCGCTATTTCTTGTACTACTGGTCATAGAATTTACGGATTTGATTTTTGCTGTGGATTCTATCCCTGCAATTTTCTCGGTGACCAAAGACGCCTATGTTGTATTTTTCTCTAATATTTTTGCAATACTTGGCTTGCGATCGATGTTCTTCCTTCTGGTCAATATTATTCACAAATTCCAATACCTCAAAGTAGGTTTAGCATTTCTGCTGGTCTTCATTGGTCTAAAGATGTTGCTGCATCATTGGTTGGCCGAAGTAGGTTTTACAACAACGCATTCGTTGATCGTTATCGTCAGCATACTTGCATTGAGTATCATTGCTTCGCTGCTTTTTCCAAAAAAAACTTCACCGGCTGATTAA